In Lepus europaeus isolate LE1 chromosome 23, mLepTim1.pri, whole genome shotgun sequence, a single genomic region encodes these proteins:
- the C23H22orf39 gene encoding UPF0545 protein C22orf39 homolog isoform X1, translating to MADGGGGWQPPRPCEAYRAEWKLCRSARHFLHHYYVHGERPSCEQWRRDLARCRAWEERRSAEAQARELDWKWSSRESNQCPYGISALQAMVLPATPQRRPQKISFSAFASVILSNK from the exons ATGGCtgacggcggcggcggctggcAG CCGCCGCGCCCCTGTGAAGCCTACCGCGCCGAGTGGAAGCTGTGCCGCAGCGCCAGGCACTTCCTGCACCACTACTACGTCCACGGCGAGCGGCCGTCCTGCGAGCAGTGGCGGCGCGACCTGGCCCGCTGCCGCGCCTGGGAGGAGCGCCGCAGCGCCGAGGCCCAG gccagagagctggattggaagtggagcagccgggaatcgaaccagtgcccatatgggatatcagcactgcaggcgatggttttacctgctacgccacagcgtaggccccagaagatctctttctctgcttttgcctctgtaattctttcaaataaataa
- the C23H22orf39 gene encoding UPF0545 protein C22orf39 homolog isoform X2, with translation MADGGGGWQPPRPCEAYRAEWKLCRSARHFLHHYYVHGERPSCEQWRRDLARCRAWEERRSAEAQRSLCESERARVQAAQKHALVWTPRQSPPADWHLPLPQEEKDE, from the exons ATGGCtgacggcggcggcggctggcAG CCGCCGCGCCCCTGTGAAGCCTACCGCGCCGAGTGGAAGCTGTGCCGCAGCGCCAGGCACTTCCTGCACCACTACTACGTCCACGGCGAGCGGCCGTCCTGCGAGCAGTGGCGGCGCGACCTGGCCCGCTGCCGCGCCTGGGAGGAGCGCCGCAGCGCCGAGGCCCAG CGATCCCTCTGTGAGAGCGAGCGGGCACGGGTCCAGGCCGCACAGAAGCACGCCCTGGTGTGGACTCCAAGGCAGAGCCCTCCTGCAGACTGGCACCTCCCTCTGCCACAGGAGGAGAAGGACGAGTGA
- the MRPL40 gene encoding large ribosomal subunit protein mL40 has translation MAAAAAAALRRAARALCPPSGPLGVWRTQIRDTHQRASLFSFWELLPTRAEPLRKKKKVDPKKDQAVKERLKKRIRKLEKATQELIPIEDFITPVKLLDKARQRPQVELSFEESERRALLLKRWSLYKQQEHERERDAIRALVAAQQEALQELQLESPELYSEAIKRDPGLFPFEKEGPHYTPPVADYQPPEGRYNDITKVYTQVEFKR, from the exons atggccgccgccgccgccgcggcgctGCGTAGGGCCGCGCGGGCTCTGTGCCCGCCGAGCGG GCCCCTGGGAGTCTGGCGGACCCAGATTCGAGACACCCACCAGCGggcttctttgttttctttctgggaGCTCCTTCCCACGAG GGCGGAACCTCTGCgaaagaagaagaaagttgaTCCCAAAAAAGACCAGGCAGTAAAGGAACGCTTGAAAAAGAGGATCCGGAAGCTGGAAAAAGCTACCCAAGAGCTGATTCCCATTGAAGACTTTATCACCCCTGTGAAGCTGTTGGATAAAGCCAG ACAACGGCCGCAGGTGGAGCTGTCATTTGAGGAGAGCGAGCGGCGAGCTCTGCTGCTGAAGAGGTGGTCCCTGTACAAGCAGCAAGAGCACGAGAGGGAGAGGGACGCCATCAGGGCCCTGGTGGCAGCCCAGCAGGAggccctgcaggagctgcagcTCGAGTCCCCGGAGCTCTACAGTGAGGCCATCAAGCGGGACCCTGGCCTGTTCCCCTTTGAGAAGGAAGGGCCACATTACACACCACCAGTCGCCGACTACCAGCCCCCAGAAGGCAGGTACAATGACATTACCAAGGTGTACACACAAGTAGAGTTCAAGAGATAG